The genomic segment GCCTAAAATAACAATGCCAACGATAGATTCAATTAACGTTAATCCAACTTGCTGTGATTTAAATTTATACATAGATCAACACTCTACACTGTGAGTCGAACGATAAATAAAGCCTTCACTATTAATACAAATAGAGCGACTCTCTCCCGTTGAAGGGGTTGTAATCGTGATACGGCAATCTGTTGTTGTACACAATCTTGTATCTACAGGAGAAGCGACCATGGTAGGTCGACCTAATAAATCAAAGGATAATTCTGAAACTGAAATCGCGGCACTGGCTGAAGAAAAAGCATAACTTAATTGAATAAGTTCCAACTGCTGTTGATTCATGTCTTTGGAATAATCTAAAAGTGTCGCACTAACCATACCTTTACTTTGACAGGATGCCGTTACCCCAAACTGATCAGAAGTCATCAAAATAGAGCGACAAGACGCACTGCTATCTGAAGTATTGCTTTGCATTGCAGTGATTTGAACTTGACGTAAAATGGACACAACTTGCTCTTGTGCAGCAGCAGAAGAAAAGTGACTTGCCCCCATGTATTTACTCGACGTATATAATGCAATAATCGCTAATAATATAATCACGACTATCAATTCTATTATCGTAAATCCATTGGTTTTTACTGGAGGATTGTTTAAGTGTGTTACACGAGGATAAATCATGATCCGTTACCTTATTACTTTCTGTTTGTAGGATAACGGAATTTATAGAGATAACGAAGGCAATGTTAATTTTTGATACAAAAAAGCCAGCGAAGGTCGCTGGCTTTTAGAGGCATATTAAAGTTTACTGATTAACACTTATCAGAATCAACAATTGTTGACACACCAGATGAAACTGTTGTTGCTTGACTGTATGTTACATAACATTCAGTCGCTACGATAGTTGCAGCTGTTGCATTATCAGCTTTAAAGCCAACAACTAATGATGCACCCGATGTTGCAGAACTCCAATCATCAGTTAAACCAACAACCGCAGCACCAATACCATCAGCAGTTGCTTCAGGGTAACCGTAAACAGTATTAATACCATCAATAGCAACAGTGGTTGTTGAAGTTTCTTTACCATCAATCGCCGCTTTACCATAAACGATACCAGAAGCACCAGACATTGCACCTTTCAGACCTTGCAGCGATGAAGCACGCGCATCTGATTGAAGGTTAAGGAACTTAGGTGCCGCTGTTACTGCTAGAATACCTAGAATAACGATTACAACTACCAACTCAATAAGGGTGAAACCACCTTGTCTTTTCATCTTACTCTCTCTTTATTATAAAAGTGATGGAACGCAATCGTTACCACCATTATTGTTAAAATATTTACTGTTTAAACATTGGTGCCTAAAGCAGATTAATTATCTCTGTCACTATGTCTTATTACACGAACAAAGAGGTAAATTCGTTATATTTATTGAAGGCTAACCACTACACGACCTGATTCAG from the Aliivibrio wodanis genome contains:
- the mshA gene encoding type IV pilus, MSHA pilin protein MshA, which gives rise to MKRQGGFTLIELVVVIVILGILAVTAAPKFLNLQSDARASSLQGLKGAMSGASGIVYGKAAIDGKETSTTTVAIDGINTVYGYPEATADGIGAAVVGLTDDWSSATSGASLVVGFKADNATAATIVATECYVTYSQATTVSSGVSTIVDSDKC
- the mshC gene encoding type IV pilus, MSHA pilin protein MshC, coding for MIYPRVTHLNNPPVKTNGFTIIELIVVIILLAIIALYTSSKYMGASHFSSAAAQEQVVSILRQVQITAMQSNTSDSSASCRSILMTSDQFGVTASCQSKGMVSATLLDYSKDMNQQQLELIQLSYAFSSASAAISVSELSFDLLGRPTMVASPVDTRLCTTTDCRITITTPSTGESRSICINSEGFIYRSTHSVEC